DNA from Actinomyces sp. oral taxon 897:
GCCCTCTTAGAGCCGGTATCACTGGTGGCGTCAGTGTCCTCGGCGAGAGCGGTGTCGGCAGTACCGGCCGCAGGGGTCGCCGTGTCCGCGACGGGGTCGGCGGCCTCAGAGGAACCCTCAGCGGAGGCAGGGGCCTCGGTGGGGCTGGCCTTAGCAGGGGCAACGGCCTTGGCATCGGCACCGCCTGAAGCGGGACTCACGGTGCCAGCGGCGTGCACAACGGCGTCGGCACCCGCACCGCTGACGGTGCCATCAGGCGCGCTCGCGGTACCAGGCGCGCCCGCGCCACCAGGTGCCGTGCCACCGGTATGACGGGGGGCCGGGTGGGGGTCCGGCTGTACCACGGCAGCGTCGTCGGCGTCGGACGGGGTCGCATTGGGGTCGGGGACGGGGACGGTCACTGTTGGCTCCGATTCTCGGTCAGGGATCAAGAACTCTGGGTGTCCGGCTCAGGGCCGGGGGCGGGCCGGACGGGGCCGGGGGCGCCCGTCAGGCCCCGGCGCGGCGGCGCCTGGCATTGTCACGGAAACGCTCCTGGGCGCCCAGGATGACCTTGCGGATACGGATCGCCTCCGGGGTCACCTCCACGCACTCGTCGTCGGCGGCGAACTCCAGGGCCTCCTCCAGGGTGAGGTGGCGCGGCGGGGTCAGGGCCTCGAAGGCGTCGGCGGTGGAGGAGCGCATATTGGTCTGCTGCTTCTCACGGACCACGTTGACGTCCATGTCCTCGTCACGGGGGTTCTCCCCCACCACCTGCCCCTCGTAGGTCTCCTGGGTGGGCTCCACGAAGAAGGTGCCGCGGTCGGCCAGGCGGATGAGGGCGTAGGCGGTCACCGAGCCCGCGCGGTCCGAGACCAGGGAGCCGGTGGTCCGTGAGACGATCGGTCCCGCCCAGGGCTCGTAGCCCTCGGCGATGGAGGAGGCGATGCCGGTGCCCCGGGTCTCGGTGAGGAACTGGGTGCGCAGGCCGATCAGGCCGCGGGCCGGCACCAGGAACTCCATGCGGATCCACCCGGTGCCGTGGTTGGTCATGGTCTCCATACGCCCCTTGCGGGCGGCCATGAGCTGGGTGACGGCGCCCAGGTACTCCTCGGGGACGTCAATGGTCATGCGTTCCACCGGCTCGTGGCGGACGCCGTCAATGGTGCGGGTGACCACCTGGGGCCTGCCGACGGTGAGCTCAAAGCCCTCCCGCCGCATCTGCTCCACCAGGATCGCCAGGGCCAGCTCGCCGCGCCCCTGCACCTCCCAGGCGTCGGGGCGGGAGGTGGGCAGCACACGCAGGGAGACGTTGCCCACCAGCTCGCGGTCCAGGCGGTCCTTGACCTGGCGGGCGGTGACCTTGGCGCCCTTGGTCCGCCCGGCCATGGGGGAGGTGTTAATGCCGATGGTCATGGAGATGGCGGGGTCGTCGACCCGGATGAGCGGCAGGGGCCGGGGGTCGTCCGGGTCCACCAGGGACTCGCCGATGGTGATGTCCTCGATACCGGCCACGGCCACGATGTCCCCGGCGTGGGCGGCCTCGGCGGGCTTGCGCTCCAGGCCCTCGGTCACCAGCAGCTCGGAGACGCGCGCGCTGACGATGCTGCCGTCGTGGCGGGCCCAGCCCACGGACTGGCCCTTGCGCAGGGTGCCGTTGTGGATGCGCAGCAGGGCCAGGCGGCCCAGGAAGGGGGAGGCGTCCAGGTTGGTGACGTGGGCCTGGAGGGGGGCGTCCTCGTCGTAGCTGGGGCCGGGGATGCGCTCGATAATGGTGCGGAAGAGGGGCTCCAGGTCCGGGCTGGCGGGCAGCTGGCCGTCGGCGGGGGCGGTGGTGTCGGCGCGGCGGGCCTTGGCGGAGGCGTAGATGACGGGCACGTCCAGGACGGCGTCCAGGTCGAGGTCGGGGTGCTCGTCGACCAGGTCACCGGCCAGGGCCAGGAGGAGGTCGGTGGTCTCGGAGACCACCTCGGCCAGGCGGGAGTCGGGGCGGTCCACCTTGTTGACCACCAGGATGACCGGGAGGTTGGCCGCCAGGGCCTTGCGCAGCACGAAGCGGGTCTGGGGCAGGGGCCCCTCGGAGGCGTCCACCAGCAGGACGACGCCGTCGACCATGGACAGCCCGCGCTCGACCTCCCCGCCGAAGTCGGCGTGACCGGGGGTGTCAATGACGTTAATGGTAATGCCCTCGGGGCACCCGGCCTCCACCGCGGCCGGACCCTGGTAGTGCACGGCGGTGTTCTTGGCGAGGATGGTAATGCCCTTCTCGCGCTCCAGCTCCCCGGAGTCCATGACCCGCTCGCCGGTGGACTCCGCGGTGGCCCGGGCCCCGAAGGCCCCGGCCTCCCAGAGCATGGCGTCAACGAGGGTGGTCTTGCCGTGGTCGACGTGGGCGACGATGGCAACGTTGCGCAGGTCCTGGCGCACGGTCATACGAGGTTCTTCCTCCATCTGATGGGGCGCCCTCGCTCCTGCGGCGCCGGACGGCGGCACAGCGGGCGACGGCGCACAACGTCTCCAGGGTAGTGGGCGCCCGTCCCGACCTGCTATGCCGGAGGCGACATCAGGCCTGTGCAGGCTGTCACCACCGGGCGTGCGCTGTGCGACCGGCGCGGGTTAGCGCTCCCCCTCGGCGCGGGCCCTGCCAGCGCGAGGATCACGAACACCTTGCGGTTAGCGCCCCTCCTCGGCACGGGCCCTGCACCGCACAACGTCGCTCAGGTCAGGAGCGCTGCCGCCACCAGGACCAGGAGGAGCCCGCAGGCCCAGACCAGGGGCTGGTTGACCTGCACCCGCCTCTGCCCCTCGCCGACCTGACCGACCCGCTCCTGGTAGACCTCAATGAGGTCGGCGGCGCCCGAGGCGTCCAGGCTCACCGCGTGTACGCCCTCACCGTCCAGGAGCTCCTCACGGACCACCCGGCTCCCCAGCAGGTCCGGGCGGCGGGCCGCCTCCGCGCGCGCGGCGTGGTCCATGTGGTAGCGCACCCCGGCGGCGATGCCGCCGCGGCGGGGGGCGGCGGCGACCTTGACACGGGTGGAGTCGTCCAGGATCACCTCCAGGCCCCAGCGGCCCCCGATGTGGGAGATCCTGGACCAGGGCACGAAGGTGGTGGTCCAGGCGTTGCGGACCACGAGCTCCTCGGGGGTCAGGCGCACCTCGGGGGCCCACCACAGGGTCCAGATGGCCAGGAGGAAACCGTAGCCGGTGGCCAGTGGGGGTGCAATGGCGTCTGGGCCGTCGGAGACGAGCAGGAGGGCCAGCAGGGCCAGGATAACCAGGGCGGCCAGGACGGCGCCGGTGCGGGCCAGCAGGGAGCGGACGATGACGGTGGGCACGCCCTCATCCTGCCACCGGTCCCGCTGGTGCGGGCGGAGGCGGCCACGGGCGCCTGGGCCGCCCCGCGATTGACGGGCGCCCTTGGCCTCCCGCCTGGGACGGGAGGCCAAGGGCGCCCGAGTCAGCTGCGTCGCCTACCCGCACGGCACGGGCAGGGGGAGCCGGGAGGCCGGCCTCACTGGTCGACGTAGCCGATGTCCTGCGCCCGGAAGCTCGCCAGCCCCATGGCACCGAAGTTCACCAGGCCCTTGGGGACGGCGGTGAGCTGCATGCGCTCGTACAGGGGGTAGTTGTAGACGTTCTCCCAGATGAGCGCGTCCACCTTGTTGGTCAGCTCAATGCGCTTGGTCTGGTCCATCTCGACGTCGATCTGGGCGATGAGCGCGTCCACCTCCGGGATGTCGGCGTCGGAGTAGTTGGACTCCGAGCCCTTGCCGTAGATCTGGCCGACGTTGTTCATGGGGTACGGGGTCCCCTGCCAGGTCATGGCCGAGATCTCGTAGTTCCCCGGGACGAGGTACTCGCTGAAGAACTTATTGGTGTCCACCGTGACCGGCTCCAGGGTGATGCCGACCTCGGCCAGCTGGGACTGGAGGAGACCCTGCTCGTTCTCAGTGGTGGACGTGTTCTGCGGGATGGTGAAGTTGATCTTGAGGGGCTGGCCGGCCTTCTCGCGGGTCCCGTTGGCACCTACCGTCCAGCCCGCCTCGTCCAGGAGCTTCTTGGCGGCCTCGGGGTCGTAGGACCAGGGGCCGGAGTTGTCCTGGTAGCCCGCCTGGCTGGGCATGAAGAAGCGATTGCCCAGCAGGACCTTGGAGACGTCCACCGGGAGCCCGGCCAGGTCCGACTTGGCAATGGCCTCGCGGTTGGTGGCGCGCATGAGGGCCTGGCGGACCTTGACGTCGGCCAGGATCCCGTTGGCCGCGTTAATGGTGAAGCAGCGCCACTGGAGGCCGAAGTTGCCTCGGATAACGGCGTCGGAGCGGGTCAGGGCCTGCTTGTAGACGTCGGAGGAGATAATGTAGTCAATGACGTCGATCTCCTTGTTGGCGAAGGCGGTGGCCTCCCCGGAGGAGTCCAGGACCCGGAAGGTCACCTTGTCCAGCTTGGGGGCCGCACCCCACCACCTCTCGTTGGGGACCAGGGTCGCGATCTGGGCGGCGTCGTCCCAGGAGTCGACCTTGAACGGGCCGGAGAAGTAGTCGTTGTTGAAGGTGGAGACCATGGCGGTGTTAAAGGTCGCCGCGTCCTTCATCAGCTCGGCCGGCTGGCAGCCGGAAACGACGTTGCTCCAGTCGGGATAGGTGCTCTCGAAGACGACCTTGAACTTGGCGTCGGTCTCCTTCTCGACCTTCTCCACCAGCTTAATGCCGTCCGTGGAGGCGAAGCGGTAGTTGGTGTCCTTGGCGGCGGCGTAGGAGGCTGCGAAGTCGTCCGCGCTGATCTGGCGGCCCGAGCCCCACACGGCCTTCTCATTGAGCACCACGTCCACGACGGTCTTGCCGTCCACCTCGCTGGCCTTCGCCGAGACAATGAAGTCGGGGTTGGGGGTGGGGGTCCCGTCATCGGCGTACTCAAAGAAGAACGGGCTGACGAAGTGCATGAGCATACGCAGGTCGACACCGTTGCCGTCCACGTGGGAGGCGTTCCAGTTGGTGATCTTGGAGGTCATGCCGAACCGGAGCTCACCACCCTGCTTGACCTGGTCGTGCTCCACCTTCTGCATGGCGGCGGCGGCGGTGGGGACGGCGTCCCCCGCCGTAGAGGTCTCCTTGGCGCAGGCGGCCAGGGCGAGGAGGGCGGCGGTGGAGGCAGCTCCACCGAGGAAGAGACGGCGGTTAATCATCATGGGGTCTCCGACTTTCCGGGATTCTGTAAAGAGGGACACAACCCATAATACATATTTATACGTTACATGCGGGAAATATTTCACATGCTGGACACAGGCCGTCCAGCTAGTAGACCGGGGTCACACAGAGGGCGGCGATGTGGTAGCGCATGAGGCGCGCTACCACATCGCCTACAGCCCGGCGCGGTCGTCCTGCCGCAGCTCGGCCCACCGGCTCACTCGGAGAGGTAGCCGACGTCCTCCGGCCGGAAGGAGCCCAGGCCCACCGCGCCGAAGTTGGCCAGCTTCTTGGGCACCGCGGTGAGCTGGACCCGGTTGTAGATCGGGATGTTGAAGACGTTCTCCCACACCAGGACGTCGATCTGGGTGGTGAGCTTGAGCCGCTCCTCATTGGTCTGGGCGGTATTGGCCTGCGTGACGAGCGAGTCGATCTCATGATCACTGGGGTAGAGGTAGGGGCAGCTGGTCCAGGCCTGCCAGCCTCCAGGATAGGTCCTGCCCGGACCCTCCTGGACGCCGGCGTCGTCCTGACAGGCGGGACCGCGGTGTCCGGGCCAGGACGACGTCGAGCTCAGAACACGGCGGTCTGCTGGGGGTAGTAGCAGGCTACCTGGTGGTCGTCGCCCATGGAGGTGTGCTCGGGCATGGCCCCCAGGCAGCGGCTCCGCTGCTCCTCGTTGAGGGTGAGGAAGAGCTGGCAGCGGGTGTGGAAGCGGCAGCCCGAGGGCGGGTTGGCCGGGCTGGGCAGGTCGCCCTTGAGGATAATACGGCTGCGGGTACGCTCTTTGGCCGGGTCCGGGATGGGGATAGCCGAGAGCAGGGCCTGGGTGTAGGGGTGGGCCGGGGCCTCGAAGATGGTGTCCACGTCACCCACCTCGACGATCTTGCCCAGGTACATGACGGCCACCCGGTCGGCGATGTGCCGCACCACGGACAGGTCGTGGGCCACGAACAGGTAGCTCAGCCGCATGGTGGCGCGCAGCTCGTCCAGGAGGTTAATGACGCCGGCCTGGATGGACACGTCCAGGGCGGAGACCGGCTCGTCTAGGACCAGGAGCTTGGGCTCCAGGGCCAGGGCCCGGGCGATGCCAATTCGCTGGCGCTGGCCGCCGGAGAAGTTGCGCGGGTAGCGGTTGGCGTGGCTGGGCTCCAGGCCCACCAGCGCCATGAGCTCCTCCACACGCGGGGCGATGTCCGCCTTCTTCCAGCCGTTGTGCCGCAGCGGCTCGGCGATAATGTCGTAGATCGGCAGACGCGGGTCCAGGGAGGCCATGGGGTCCTGGAACACGATCTGCAGGTCCTGGCGGACCTTCCTGCGCTCGCTGCGGGTGATCTCCCGGGAGTCCCGGCCCAGGACCACAATGGTGCCCGACTGGGGGGCGCTCAGGGAGAGCACCTCCATGAGGGTGGTGGTCTTGCCGCAGCCGGACTCCCCTACCAGGGCCAGGGTCTCCCCCTCGCGGATGTCGAAGGAGATGCCGTCGACCGCGTGGACCGTGCCCACGCGGCGCTTGAAGACGGCACCCTTCATGAGCGGGAACTCCTTGACCAGGTCCGTGGCGCGCAGGACCTCCTGGCGCTCGGCGTGGGGGACGCTGAGGGCGTCCGGGGTCTTGAGCGCGGGTACCGGGAAGATCCGGGTGTGGTCCACCTGCCCGGAGCTGATCTCCTGGGTGCGGCGGC
Protein-coding regions in this window:
- the typA gene encoding translational GTPase TypA, with the translated sequence MTVRQDLRNVAIVAHVDHGKTTLVDAMLWEAGAFGARATAESTGERVMDSGELEREKGITILAKNTAVHYQGPAAVEAGCPEGITINVIDTPGHADFGGEVERGLSMVDGVVLLVDASEGPLPQTRFVLRKALAANLPVILVVNKVDRPDSRLAEVVSETTDLLLALAGDLVDEHPDLDLDAVLDVPVIYASAKARRADTTAPADGQLPASPDLEPLFRTIIERIPGPSYDEDAPLQAHVTNLDASPFLGRLALLRIHNGTLRKGQSVGWARHDGSIVSARVSELLVTEGLERKPAEAAHAGDIVAVAGIEDITIGESLVDPDDPRPLPLIRVDDPAISMTIGINTSPMAGRTKGAKVTARQVKDRLDRELVGNVSLRVLPTSRPDAWEVQGRGELALAILVEQMRREGFELTVGRPQVVTRTIDGVRHEPVERMTIDVPEEYLGAVTQLMAARKGRMETMTNHGTGWIRMEFLVPARGLIGLRTQFLTETRGTGIASSIAEGYEPWAGPIVSRTTGSLVSDRAGSVTAYALIRLADRGTFFVEPTQETYEGQVVGENPRDEDMDVNVVREKQQTNMRSSTADAFEALTPPRHLTLEEALEFAADDECVEVTPEAIRIRKVILGAQERFRDNARRRRAGA
- a CDS encoding ABC transporter family substrate-binding protein, giving the protein MMINRRLFLGGAASTAALLALAACAKETSTAGDAVPTAAAAMQKVEHDQVKQGGELRFGMTSKITNWNASHVDGNGVDLRMLMHFVSPFFFEYADDGTPTPNPDFIVSAKASEVDGKTVVDVVLNEKAVWGSGRQISADDFAASYAAAKDTNYRFASTDGIKLVEKVEKETDAKFKVVFESTYPDWSNVVSGCQPAELMKDAATFNTAMVSTFNNDYFSGPFKVDSWDDAAQIATLVPNERWWGAAPKLDKVTFRVLDSSGEATAFANKEIDVIDYIISSDVYKQALTRSDAVIRGNFGLQWRCFTINAANGILADVKVRQALMRATNREAIAKSDLAGLPVDVSKVLLGNRFFMPSQAGYQDNSGPWSYDPEAAKKLLDEAGWTVGANGTREKAGQPLKINFTIPQNTSTTENEQGLLQSQLAEVGITLEPVTVDTNKFFSEYLVPGNYEISAMTWQGTPYPMNNVGQIYGKGSESNYSDADIPEVDALIAQIDVEMDQTKRIELTNKVDALIWENVYNYPLYERMQLTAVPKGLVNFGAMGLASFRAQDIGYVDQ
- a CDS encoding ABC transporter ATP-binding protein — encoded protein: MSRRTKNPKAPAFASDALPDPASDAPLLEVTDLRVSFPSEDGRVDAVRGVNLSVARGEVLALVGESGSGKSVTSTAVMGLLDESADVSGSITLHGTEILGRSDAYMSRIRGVQLSMVFQDPLSALTPVYTVGQQIVEALKIHDEKMSGDKAWERAVELLDLVGIPNPTVRAKAYPHEFSGGMRQRAVIAIAIANNPDLIIADEPTTALDVTIQAQILDVLRTAQKETGAGVIMITHDLGVVAGMADRVAVMYAGRIVETGTVDEIFYHPTMPYTVGLLGALPRLDARKDSALATLEGNPPSLLALPPGCPFAPRCPMAEDACRASEPDLTVVSGDKDQAPDPGAQVTRRHTAACRRTQEISSGQVDHTRIFPVPALKTPDALSVPHAERQEVLRATDLVKEFPLMKGAVFKRRVGTVHAVDGISFDIREGETLALVGESGCGKTTTLMEVLSLSAPQSGTIVVLGRDSREITRSERRKVRQDLQIVFQDPMASLDPRLPIYDIIAEPLRHNGWKKADIAPRVEELMALVGLEPSHANRYPRNFSGGQRQRIGIARALALEPKLLVLDEPVSALDVSIQAGVINLLDELRATMRLSYLFVAHDLSVVRHIADRVAVMYLGKIVEVGDVDTIFEAPAHPYTQALLSAIPIPDPAKERTRSRIILKGDLPSPANPPSGCRFHTRCQLFLTLNEEQRSRCLGAMPEHTSMGDDHQVACYYPQQTAVF